The following proteins come from a genomic window of Streptomyces liliiviolaceus:
- a CDS encoding response regulator transcription factor: MGNPVAVTSGSLSVAVVDDHPVVIEGIQAWLSQEPRISVRHTGEAVDVRPGAVDVLILDLNLHGRLVVDDIATLAAAGQRVIAFSQFTEQRVVLESLEAGACEFVAKNEGRAHLVNAVLAAAGDRPYVTPTAAGVLVGDRGASRPRLSSQERTALLWWFQSMSKASVARRMGVSVHTVDIYIRRARVKYAQVGRTAPTKADMLARAIEDGLVTPDDITGYESAAFNEH, from the coding sequence GTGGGAAACCCGGTGGCCGTTACGTCCGGCTCCCTGAGCGTCGCCGTCGTCGACGACCACCCCGTCGTCATCGAAGGCATCCAGGCCTGGCTGTCCCAGGAGCCGCGGATCTCGGTACGGCACACCGGCGAAGCCGTGGATGTGCGGCCCGGTGCCGTGGACGTCCTCATTCTCGATCTGAACCTGCACGGCCGCCTCGTCGTCGACGACATCGCCACGCTGGCCGCGGCGGGTCAACGGGTCATCGCCTTCTCGCAGTTCACCGAGCAGCGGGTGGTCCTCGAATCGCTGGAGGCCGGCGCGTGCGAGTTCGTCGCGAAGAACGAGGGCCGGGCGCACCTCGTGAACGCGGTGCTGGCGGCGGCGGGCGACCGGCCCTACGTCACCCCGACCGCCGCCGGGGTCCTCGTCGGCGACCGCGGCGCGAGCCGGCCCCGTCTCTCCTCCCAGGAACGTACGGCTCTCCTGTGGTGGTTCCAGTCCATGTCGAAGGCCTCCGTGGCCCGGCGCATGGGCGTCTCGGTCCACACGGTGGACATCTACATCCGCCGGGCGAGGGTCAAGTACGCCCAGGTCGGCAGAACCGCCCCGACCAAGGCCGACATGCTGGCCCGGGCCATCGAGGACGGCCTGGTGACCCCCGACGACATCACGGGCTACGAATCGGCGGCCTTCAACGAGCACTGA
- a CDS encoding DUF4214 domain-containing protein yields the protein MSTAWDRWASVVPLIFRETDGEPNVEILFGARQHGDAFPFDGPGGVLAHAFFPPPNAGTLAGDAHFDEDETWQEGFTGNGFDLLTVMVHEFGHSLGLDHTSVPGSTMNPFYPTPSVPAADDRAGIRAVYRRHIWVASLYRDVLGRRFDDNGLDGWVRSLFSGAGPQDVARGFCYSQEYSGQIATELYFALLDRAPDDAGLVGWRGQLQQGMGRQSAVVAFLDSAEYRAKYPADDAFIDSLYRRLLGRPPDAGGLDFWRRRMQDGMPRFEVARGFVLSEEYCRNHSRDLYQRYLRRQPDAAGWRDWTDQLMRGLNQQDALIGFVASPEYQTAVEGWW from the coding sequence ATATCGACGGCCTGGGATCGGTGGGCATCGGTGGTTCCGCTGATATTCCGTGAGACCGACGGGGAGCCCAACGTCGAAATCCTCTTCGGTGCGCGTCAGCACGGCGATGCTTTCCCGTTCGACGGACCCGGAGGTGTCCTCGCGCACGCGTTCTTCCCGCCACCGAATGCCGGAACGCTGGCCGGAGACGCGCATTTCGACGAGGACGAGACCTGGCAGGAGGGATTCACCGGCAATGGCTTCGACCTACTGACGGTCATGGTGCACGAATTCGGTCACTCGCTGGGGCTGGATCACACCTCGGTGCCCGGTTCGACGATGAACCCCTTCTATCCGACACCGTCGGTCCCCGCCGCGGACGACCGCGCGGGGATCCGCGCGGTCTACCGGCGCCACATCTGGGTGGCGTCGCTCTACCGCGATGTGCTCGGGCGCCGCTTCGACGACAACGGTCTCGACGGCTGGGTCCGCAGCCTGTTCTCAGGTGCCGGTCCCCAGGATGTGGCCCGCGGATTCTGCTACTCGCAGGAGTACTCCGGACAGATCGCCACCGAGTTGTACTTCGCTCTGCTGGACCGGGCACCTGACGACGCGGGCCTGGTCGGCTGGCGCGGCCAGTTGCAGCAGGGCATGGGACGCCAGTCGGCCGTCGTCGCGTTCCTCGACAGTGCCGAGTACCGGGCCAAGTACCCGGCGGACGACGCGTTCATCGATTCCCTCTACCGCCGCCTGCTCGGCCGTCCGCCGGACGCCGGAGGCCTCGACTTCTGGCGTCGGCGCATGCAGGACGGCATGCCGCGCTTCGAGGTCGCACGTGGCTTCGTACTGTCCGAGGAGTACTGCCGCAACCACAGCCGGGATCTCTACCAGCGCTACCTGCGCCGACAGCCGGATGCCGCGGGATGGCGGGACTGGACCGACCAGCTGATGCGCGGACTCAACCAGCAGGACGCCCTGATCGGATTCGTCGCGTCACCGGAGTACCAGACCGCCGTCGAAGGCTGGTGGTAG